The following proteins are co-located in the Desulfoscipio sp. XC116 genome:
- a CDS encoding toxin-antitoxin system HicB family antitoxin — translation MTRNEFEKKLKAIPEVEPDAEDLELLRIAGRTEYNGKISLRLPKSLHKELVEDAKKEGISLNQFILYKLAK, via the coding sequence ATGACAAGGAATGAATTTGAAAAAAAATTGAAAGCCATTCCCGAAGTCGAACCGGACGCCGAAGATTTAGAGCTTTTAAGGATAGCGGGACGGACGGAATACAATGGAAAAATATCTCTTCGTCTTCCGAAATCCCTTCATAAAGAACTTGTTGAGGATGCGAAAAAAGAGGGTATTTCTCTGAATCAGTTTATACTTTACAAGCTGGCAAAGTAA
- a CDS encoding class I SAM-dependent methyltransferase — protein sequence MSSEIINQWNNAAQLYFSSQEDSEFAQVNKNVVRRRFSKLKNEKVLDLGCGYGYYTDYFRVIGGRVVGCDGSEKMLSTQWLYVTD from the coding sequence GTGAGCAGCGAGATTATTAATCAATGGAACAACGCCGCACAACTATATTTTTCTTCACAGGAAGATTCTGAGTTTGCCCAAGTAAATAAAAATGTGGTACGTCGTCGTTTTAGTAAACTTAAAAATGAAAAAGTATTAGATCTTGGATGCGGATATGGATATTATACTGACTATTTTAGAGTGATTGGAGGTCGTGTTGTTGGCTGTGATGGTTCAGAGAAGATGTTATCAACTCAATGGCTCTATGTTACGGATTAG
- a CDS encoding type II toxin-antitoxin system YafQ family toxin gives MMKINRTSRFKKEYRQMLKRGCDSKLFEYVVGEIANGRPLAEKYSDHALKGSFEGFRECHIQPDWLLIYIAENDVLTLTLTRTGTHADLFKK, from the coding sequence ATGATGAAGATTAACAGAACCTCTCGTTTCAAAAAGGAATATCGGCAAATGCTGAAGAGAGGCTGCGATTCCAAACTGTTTGAGTATGTAGTCGGCGAAATAGCAAATGGTCGTCCATTGGCAGAAAAATATAGTGACCACGCTTTGAAAGGCAGCTTTGAAGGGTTTCGAGAGTGCCATATACAACCGGACTGGTTGCTGATTTATATTGCCGAAAATGACGTTTTGACTCTGACTCTTACGCGGACAGGCACTCATGCGGATTTGTTTAAGAAATAA
- a CDS encoding GNAT family N-acetyltransferase, whose product MRIRQINEKDLCGLLELYTRLHNNSLPEMGKDLQELWSEIVHDKNHHIIVAVDDSKIVSSCVLIIVPNLTHGQKPYALIENVITNELHRGQGLASDCLEYAGQIAKQHGCYKIMLMTGSKKESTLNFYRRAGYNSEDKTAFVQWL is encoded by the coding sequence ATGAGAATAAGACAAATAAATGAAAAGGATTTATGTGGTCTGCTGGAATTGTATACTCGGTTGCATAATAATTCTTTGCCAGAAATGGGTAAAGATTTACAAGAACTTTGGTCTGAGATTGTACATGACAAAAACCATCACATTATTGTTGCTGTGGATGATAGTAAAATAGTTTCGTCCTGTGTACTTATCATTGTACCGAATCTTACTCACGGTCAAAAACCATACGCTCTTATAGAAAATGTTATTACAAATGAGCTTCATAGAGGCCAAGGGTTAGCCTCAGATTGTCTTGAGTATGCGGGACAAATTGCAAAACAACATGGTTGTTACAAAATTATGTTAATGACCGGGAGCAAAAAGGAAAGTACCTTGAACTTCTATAGAAGAGCAGGATATAATTCAGAGGATAAAACTGCATTTGTTCAGTGGCTGTAA
- a CDS encoding type II toxin-antitoxin system Phd/YefM family antitoxin: MESDIRPSSDLRNHYSEISKQCRETQRPIIITVNGRGDTVVLGLQKYYQMESELELLRTLAEAEDDLKNGRVAPMRNTFDDIRKSLMDRKNG; encoded by the coding sequence ATGGAATCTGATATCAGACCATCTTCTGATTTAAGAAATCATTATAGCGAAATTTCAAAGCAATGCAGGGAGACACAGAGACCAATTATTATTACTGTAAATGGACGTGGAGATACAGTGGTATTGGGATTGCAGAAATATTATCAGATGGAATCTGAACTTGAGCTGTTACGCACACTGGCAGAAGCTGAAGATGATTTGAAAAATGGAAGAGTTGCACCTATGCGGAATACGTTTGACGACATTCGGAAATCTTTAATGGACAGGAAGAATGGATGA
- a CDS encoding type II toxin-antitoxin system RelE/ParE family toxin: MKYKITRTDKAEEQLGEIIFYIADDSGSVDMAINYLDMIETAINRLKDFPRSGNPPRYSILRKQGYLILIMEKHLVFYKTDDGKKTVTIHAVVDGRREYRNLI, translated from the coding sequence ATGAAATACAAAATCACGAGGACGGATAAAGCAGAGGAGCAACTTGGTGAAATCATCTTTTATATTGCTGATGATTCGGGAAGTGTAGATATGGCGATAAATTATCTGGATATGATAGAAACCGCAATAAATAGATTAAAGGATTTCCCGAGGTCGGGAAATCCACCAAGGTATTCAATTTTAAGAAAACAGGGATATCTAATACTCATTATGGAAAAACATCTTGTCTTTTATAAAACAGATGATGGAAAAAAGACTGTAACGATTCACGCTGTGGTAGATGGGAGACGGGAATACAGAAACTTAATTTAG
- a CDS encoding P-II family nitrogen regulator, with amino-acid sequence MGLEGYKLIVTIVNKGKGEKVANITHHAGAEGGTILFGRGTAVRLLLGISIEPEKDIVLTLIEKDKARTVLDAIVEKMDLNEPNRGIAFILPLDQVVGINKSY; translated from the coding sequence ATGGGACTGGAAGGATACAAATTAATTGTTACCATTGTAAATAAAGGCAAAGGGGAAAAGGTGGCAAACATCACCCATCACGCCGGTGCCGAAGGCGGGACCATTCTTTTCGGACGAGGAACCGCTGTTCGGTTATTGTTGGGGATTAGTATCGAGCCGGAAAAAGACATCGTTCTAACTTTAATTGAGAAAGATAAAGCTCGAACGGTGCTGGATGCCATTGTAGAAAAAATGGATCTGAATGAACCCAATAGGGGAATTGCCTTTATACTTCCCCTTGATCAAGTTGTGGGCATTAACAAAAGCTACTAA
- the ppdK gene encoding pyruvate, phosphate dikinase produces MASSKWVYSFEEGRADMKNLLGGKGANLAEMTNIGLPVPPGIVITTDACNQFYVENRQFPPGMEDQVRDKIKTLEEKIGKRFGDPDNPLLVSVRSGAPISMPGMMDTVLNLGLNDETVKGLARAAGDERFAMDCYRRFLNMFGDVVLGIEHVKFERILETQKDLANVQYDNQLTAEQWKVVVEEYKKLIERETGSPFSQEPMEQLFKSIYAVFNSWNNDRAIVYRKVNKIPDSLGTAVNVQVMVFGNLGDDCGTGVAFTRNPSTGVNELYGEYLINAQGEDVVAGIRTPQPIATLKDEMPGVYKQFADTCVLLEKHYRNMQDIEFTIERGKLCMLQTRNGKRTAQAAIKIAVDMVNEGLITKEEAVLRVEPAHLDHLLHRRIDPDARLEVIARGLPASPGAASGQVVFDADEAEKMGQDGQKVILVRTETTPDDIHGIVQAQGILTSRGGMTSHAAVVARGMGKPCVCGCEAIRIDYINQEFFVNGMTVKKGDIVSIDGATGQVMLGEVPMIDPELSGEFQQLLAWADEIRTLGVRANADTPHDAAKAREFGAEGIGLTRTEHMFMAQDRLPIVQQMILADTDEERDKALAKLLPMQEEDFYGILKAMESLPVTIRLLDPPLHEFLPNAEELMVEITTLRLTGGDVGEIKQREELLKKVRALAELNPMLGHRGCRLGITFPAVYAMQARAVFQAVARLVREGCRVIPEVEIPLIIDINELSFLRTIVEQMAADVMKETGVQFEYTVGTMIEVPRAALLADEVAGAADFFSFGTNDLTQTTLGFSRDDAEGKFLQDYVSKKILKENPFVVLDRNGVGKLMQTAVQLGRSVKPDLLIGICGEHGGEPSSVEFCHLIGLDYVSCSPFRVPIARLAAAQAAVKAK; encoded by the coding sequence ATGGCAAGTAGTAAATGGGTTTACTCTTTTGAAGAAGGTCGGGCGGATATGAAAAATTTGCTCGGTGGCAAGGGTGCCAATTTGGCAGAAATGACCAATATAGGATTACCGGTTCCTCCCGGTATTGTCATTACCACTGATGCCTGCAACCAATTTTACGTGGAAAACAGGCAGTTTCCACCCGGCATGGAAGATCAGGTGCGCGATAAAATTAAAACCCTGGAGGAAAAAATCGGCAAGCGTTTTGGCGATCCGGACAATCCTCTGCTGGTAAGTGTGCGTTCCGGGGCACCCATTTCCATGCCCGGTATGATGGATACTGTATTGAATCTGGGTTTAAACGATGAAACTGTCAAGGGACTGGCCCGGGCTGCCGGGGATGAACGGTTTGCCATGGACTGCTACCGTCGCTTTTTAAATATGTTTGGCGACGTGGTATTGGGTATTGAACATGTTAAATTCGAGCGCATCCTGGAAACCCAAAAGGACTTGGCTAATGTTCAATATGATAATCAATTGACTGCCGAACAATGGAAAGTCGTGGTTGAAGAATATAAAAAGCTTATTGAACGGGAAACCGGCAGCCCGTTTTCCCAGGAACCAATGGAGCAATTGTTTAAATCTATTTACGCCGTGTTTAACTCCTGGAATAATGACCGGGCCATTGTATACCGTAAAGTGAATAAAATACCGGATAGTCTGGGTACCGCCGTAAACGTGCAAGTTATGGTGTTTGGCAACCTGGGTGATGATTGCGGTACCGGTGTGGCCTTCACCCGTAACCCGTCGACCGGCGTTAACGAGCTGTACGGTGAATACCTGATTAATGCCCAGGGCGAGGATGTGGTGGCCGGTATCCGGACTCCGCAGCCCATTGCTACTTTAAAAGATGAAATGCCGGGTGTATACAAGCAATTTGCCGATACCTGTGTTCTGTTGGAAAAGCACTATCGCAACATGCAGGATATTGAGTTTACCATTGAACGGGGCAAATTGTGCATGCTGCAGACCCGTAACGGCAAGCGTACCGCTCAGGCCGCTATTAAAATAGCGGTCGATATGGTTAACGAAGGTCTGATTACCAAGGAAGAGGCTGTATTGAGGGTGGAGCCGGCCCATCTGGACCATCTGCTGCACCGTCGTATTGACCCCGATGCCAGGCTGGAAGTGATTGCCAGGGGGTTGCCTGCATCGCCCGGGGCCGCCAGTGGCCAGGTGGTGTTTGACGCCGACGAAGCCGAAAAAATGGGGCAGGACGGACAAAAGGTAATTTTAGTGCGCACGGAAACTACACCGGATGATATCCACGGTATTGTACAGGCCCAAGGTATCCTTACTTCCCGGGGCGGCATGACCAGCCACGCCGCGGTGGTGGCCCGGGGTATGGGCAAGCCCTGTGTGTGCGGCTGTGAAGCTATTCGTATCGACTATATTAATCAAGAGTTTTTCGTTAACGGAATGACCGTTAAAAAAGGCGATATTGTCTCTATAGACGGGGCTACCGGCCAGGTTATGCTGGGTGAGGTGCCCATGATTGATCCCGAGCTCAGCGGCGAATTCCAGCAGCTGCTCGCTTGGGCCGATGAAATTCGCACTTTGGGTGTGCGCGCTAATGCCGACACGCCGCATGATGCCGCCAAAGCCAGAGAATTTGGTGCCGAGGGTATCGGACTTACCCGCACCGAGCATATGTTTATGGCCCAGGACCGCTTGCCGATAGTACAGCAAATGATCCTGGCTGATACTGACGAGGAAAGGGATAAAGCTCTGGCCAAGCTGCTGCCCATGCAGGAAGAAGACTTTTACGGTATTTTGAAGGCCATGGAAAGTCTGCCGGTGACTATCAGGCTGCTGGACCCGCCTTTGCATGAGTTCCTGCCCAACGCCGAGGAGTTGATGGTGGAAATCACCACTTTGCGGCTGACCGGTGGGGATGTTGGAGAAATCAAGCAAAGGGAGGAACTGCTTAAAAAAGTGCGGGCGCTGGCCGAACTCAACCCCATGCTGGGACACAGGGGCTGCCGCTTGGGTATCACTTTCCCGGCTGTTTACGCCATGCAGGCCCGGGCCGTCTTTCAGGCCGTGGCGCGGCTGGTGCGGGAAGGCTGCCGGGTAATCCCCGAAGTGGAGATACCGCTGATTATTGATATCAACGAGCTGTCCTTCCTGCGTACAATAGTGGAGCAAATGGCTGCCGATGTAATGAAGGAAACGGGTGTGCAGTTTGAATACACCGTGGGCACCATGATTGAAGTGCCCCGGGCCGCGCTGTTGGCCGATGAAGTAGCCGGGGCGGCTGATTTCTTCTCCTTTGGCACCAACGACTTGACCCAGACTACTTTGGGCTTCTCCCGGGATGATGCCGAGGGTAAGTTCCTGCAGGACTATGTGTCTAAAAAAATATTGAAGGAAAATCCCTTTGTAGTGCTGGACCGCAACGGCGTGGGTAAATTAATGCAGACCGCGGTGCAGTTGGGTCGCAGTGTAAAACCTGATTTGTTGATAGGTATCTGCGGGGAGCATGGCGGAGAACCTTCATCCGTTGAGTTCTGTCACCTGATCGGTTTGGATTACGTGAGCTGTTCGCCGTTCAGGGTGCCTATCGCCCGTCTGGCGGCGGCGCAGGCGGCTGTTAAGGCGAAATAA
- a CDS encoding pyruvate, water dikinase regulatory protein produces the protein MLNWAKVIIKEAVSISAINNKLRPVIYIISDSIGETAELVARAAASQFNGGEIEIRRVPYVNDPSEIPEIVEEAGHFNSLIAYTLVLPELRETLIDEAKKHRILTVDIMSPMLDALTCLEDCQPKLEPGLVRKMDREYFRKVEAIEFAVKYDDGKDPRGILRADLVVIGVSRTSKTPLCMYLAHKRIKAANVPLVPEVAPPEELFNLAQHKVVGLTIRPSQLNEIRRERLKALGLTSNADYASMERILKELEYSENTMKKVGCPIIDVTNKAIEETASRVLEIYYRGERHGK, from the coding sequence TTGTTGAATTGGGCGAAGGTGATTATTAAGGAGGCGGTATCCATATCCGCGATAAATAATAAATTAAGACCGGTTATCTATATTATTTCGGATTCCATTGGCGAGACAGCCGAGCTGGTGGCCAGGGCAGCAGCCAGTCAGTTTAACGGCGGCGAGATAGAGATCCGCCGGGTTCCCTATGTTAATGATCCGTCGGAAATCCCGGAAATTGTGGAAGAGGCCGGTCATTTTAATAGCTTGATTGCGTATACACTGGTGCTGCCCGAGCTTAGGGAGACTTTGATTGACGAGGCCAAAAAACACCGGATTTTAACGGTAGATATCATGAGTCCCATGCTGGATGCCTTAACCTGTCTGGAAGACTGCCAGCCCAAGCTTGAGCCGGGGCTGGTGCGCAAAATGGACCGGGAGTACTTTCGCAAGGTAGAGGCTATCGAGTTTGCCGTAAAATACGACGATGGCAAAGACCCCCGCGGTATTTTGCGGGCTGACCTGGTAGTTATCGGTGTGAGCCGCACTTCCAAGACACCTTTATGCATGTACCTGGCCCACAAGCGGATAAAGGCGGCCAATGTGCCGCTGGTGCCGGAAGTGGCTCCGCCCGAGGAGCTTTTCAATCTGGCCCAGCATAAGGTGGTCGGCCTCACTATTCGCCCCAGCCAGCTTAATGAAATCAGGCGGGAGCGTCTCAAAGCGCTGGGCCTTACTTCCAATGCCGATTATGCCAGTATGGAGCGCATTTTGAAAGAATTGGAATACTCGGAAAATACAATGAAAAAAGTTGGTTGCCCGATAATTGACGTAACCAATAAAGCCATTGAAGAAACCGCCAGTCGTGTGCTGGAAATATACTACAGGGGGGAAAGGCATGGCAAGTAG
- a CDS encoding helix-turn-helix transcriptional regulator produces MELTKRQETILEIVKREGPITGEQIAERLSLTRATLRPDMAILTMSGMLEARPRVGYFYSGKKPERALAEKLHKIPINEIKSVPVVVPEQCTVYDAVVTMFIEDVGTMFVVREGGLLEGVLSRKDLLKTTLGGQDIHKLPVGVIMTRMPNVVYVESDESVWEAARRLIMHEVDALPVVRRVKRDDGRTDLEVVGRFSKTNITRLFVELGEGDY; encoded by the coding sequence ATGGAACTTACCAAAAGGCAGGAAACTATCCTGGAAATTGTTAAAAGGGAAGGCCCCATTACCGGTGAACAAATCGCTGAACGGCTGAGTCTGACCAGGGCCACGTTGCGCCCGGATATGGCTATTTTAACTATGTCCGGTATGTTGGAGGCCCGTCCCCGGGTGGGTTATTTCTACAGTGGCAAGAAACCCGAGCGGGCGCTGGCTGAGAAACTGCATAAGATACCGATCAATGAAATTAAATCGGTGCCCGTGGTGGTTCCTGAACAGTGCACTGTATACGATGCCGTGGTTACCATGTTCATAGAAGATGTGGGCACAATGTTTGTTGTTCGGGAGGGAGGCTTGCTGGAAGGGGTGCTTTCCCGCAAGGATCTGCTAAAAACTACCCTGGGCGGGCAGGATATACACAAACTGCCCGTGGGTGTGATTATGACCAGAATGCCCAATGTTGTTTATGTGGAATCCGATGAATCAGTTTGGGAAGCTGCCCGCAGGTTGATTATGCATGAGGTGGATGCTCTGCCGGTGGTGCGCCGGGTTAAAAGAGATGACGGTCGAACGGATCTGGAAGTTGTCGGGCGGTTTAGCAAAACCAATATCACCAGGCTGTTTGTTGAATTGGGCGAAGGTGATTATTAA
- a CDS encoding substrate-binding domain-containing protein yields the protein MRIMKKSVMVVLLFVMLLSSVSCTKSPSTLESKESKGSTSETIVNNGSNPGTQAPNNLMSTTADKLGITHQNYPRIDGSTSTLAIIKAINNTMYQSDENDNFPKTASKTVPSYKLLINGEVDMIVVPYASSDVLALAEDKGIKLEFYPVAAEALVFITPKENKAENITMEQVREIYLNYGITNWSTLGGPDLKLVPICRNSDSGSQSQMDNLILNGKNMHSSIQKNHVELTMEGMLEQVAFFHNGGLAGKPTKSYALGYTLYTYLKGMGEITGIDERLKLLAFEGVVPSEESIAEGTYSLSDAYYVVIRSDLPKEHSARRIINWLKSDDGKAIIKGLKLIPKQ from the coding sequence ATGAGAATAATGAAAAAATCCGTAATGGTTGTGTTATTATTCGTTATGCTTTTATCATCTGTTTCTTGTACAAAAAGCCCGAGCACTTTAGAATCAAAAGAATCAAAGGGTTCTACATCTGAAACAATTGTAAATAATGGGTCAAATCCAGGCACTCAAGCCCCTAATAACCTTATGAGTACCACTGCCGACAAATTAGGAATTACTCATCAAAACTACCCGAGAATTGATGGCTCCACATCAACACTTGCAATTATAAAAGCAATCAATAATACTATGTACCAAAGTGATGAGAATGACAATTTCCCTAAGACAGCATCAAAAACAGTACCGTCATATAAATTGCTGATAAACGGTGAAGTGGATATGATAGTTGTACCTTACGCTTCTTCCGATGTTCTGGCCCTTGCAGAGGATAAAGGTATAAAACTTGAATTTTACCCGGTAGCCGCGGAGGCACTAGTATTTATTACACCTAAAGAAAACAAGGCCGAAAATATAACTATGGAGCAGGTGCGTGAAATATATTTAAATTACGGAATTACGAATTGGTCTACACTGGGCGGCCCTGACCTTAAGCTTGTTCCAATTTGCCGGAATTCGGATAGTGGCAGCCAGTCACAGATGGATAACCTTATTCTAAACGGTAAAAACATGCATTCTTCCATTCAGAAAAACCATGTGGAGCTAACCATGGAGGGTATGTTAGAACAAGTAGCTTTTTTTCATAACGGGGGATTGGCGGGCAAACCAACAAAAAGTTATGCTCTGGGCTATACCTTATACACCTACCTAAAAGGCATGGGGGAAATCACCGGGATAGATGAGCGGTTAAAGTTGCTTGCCTTTGAAGGTGTTGTTCCCTCTGAAGAAAGCATAGCTGAGGGGACCTATTCTCTTAGTGATGCTTATTATGTAGTGATACGAAGCGATTTACCTAAAGAACATAGTGCCAGAAGGATCATTAATTGGCTGAAGTCCGATGATGGTAAGGCTATTATAAAGGGACTGAAGCTTATTCCTAAGCAATAG
- a CDS encoding DUF2269 domain-containing protein, with the protein MDLFIGGLTIFAVLLVITGVTLLIGKFRKDKLKIRQKNWWLITHMTFVIIYLSGIWGMLLLAVLTEFTTDNNLIYASHVFIKRFDHFLVIPGAFGSLITGIWLAIRTHWGGLTKYYWVLAKWIGNIVAIIFGATYVRIWIDDSLSTSMITSGMYPLQNPAYFQNRQLLFVGIAICIALLLFLVVISYLRPWGKRKKEAIE; encoded by the coding sequence ATGGATCTCTTTATTGGAGGATTAACTATATTCGCTGTTCTTTTAGTGATAACCGGTGTTACACTGCTTATCGGTAAATTTAGAAAAGATAAATTAAAAATAAGGCAAAAGAATTGGTGGCTCATTACTCATATGACTTTTGTCATTATTTATTTAAGCGGTATTTGGGGAATGCTTTTACTTGCCGTTTTGACAGAATTTACGACCGACAATAATCTGATATATGCTTCACATGTATTCATAAAACGTTTTGATCATTTCTTAGTCATTCCTGGTGCTTTCGGTTCGCTCATTACCGGAATTTGGCTTGCTATCAGGACGCATTGGGGAGGGCTAACGAAGTATTATTGGGTTTTAGCAAAATGGATCGGTAATATAGTGGCGATTATTTTCGGCGCGACCTATGTGCGGATTTGGATAGACGATTCACTCTCTACTAGTATGATTACCAGTGGTATGTATCCTTTACAAAATCCGGCTTATTTTCAAAATCGTCAGTTGCTATTCGTTGGCATTGCAATATGTATTGCTTTACTACTCTTCTTAGTAGTGATTTCTTATCTTAGACCATGGGGGAAAAGAAAAAAAGAAGCAATAGAATGA
- a CDS encoding ArsB/NhaD family transporter, whose protein sequence is MIHLTQNLAGWQTIVAVVIFLTSYALIISEKINRSIIAMCGALLMIILGIVDLHEAYTEYIHWATIFLLLGMMILVGITNKSGIFQYIAVKTAQSANGDPVKILVRLALLTAVVSAFVDIVTTVLLITPFTIAITRALHIRPFPFLVTEIFACNIGGAATLVGDPPNIMIGVAADISFNDFLVHITPIIIVILLITIAYLKFFFGKQLQVQEKYRQQLMDIDAKDYIRNSALAKKSIFVFALTLLGFVLHQFLHLEPAVVALSGATLLMLIGVKESDLDEVFHSVEWITIFFFAGLFILVGGLVEVGLISKAASWMIEVTGGNMALTSLVIMWGAGLASAFVDNIPLVVTLIPMIQDMIIQLTLPQVQASTLWWSLALGACLGGNGTLIASSANLIVASIAAREEESISFINFLKASIPVTLLSLILATVYVYIVFIKIGFA, encoded by the coding sequence TTGATACATTTAACACAGAACTTAGCCGGTTGGCAAACTATAGTAGCAGTAGTGATTTTTCTTACAAGTTATGCCCTGATCATTTCTGAAAAAATTAATCGTTCTATTATTGCCATGTGTGGCGCGCTCCTAATGATCATATTGGGTATTGTAGACCTGCATGAAGCTTACACTGAGTATATCCACTGGGCAACCATTTTCTTGCTCCTTGGCATGATGATTTTGGTTGGAATTACAAATAAGAGCGGAATTTTTCAATATATTGCGGTAAAGACAGCGCAAAGCGCGAATGGGGACCCGGTGAAAATATTGGTACGGCTTGCCTTGCTGACAGCTGTTGTCTCGGCTTTTGTCGATATTGTAACTACGGTTTTGCTGATTACTCCCTTTACGATTGCCATTACCCGGGCTTTGCATATTCGCCCCTTCCCTTTCCTCGTCACGGAGATATTTGCCTGCAATATTGGCGGCGCCGCTACTTTAGTGGGGGATCCGCCAAATATCATGATTGGTGTGGCAGCAGATATCTCCTTTAATGATTTTCTCGTTCATATTACACCAATCATCATCGTTATTTTGCTCATCACGATCGCTTATCTAAAATTCTTCTTTGGCAAACAGCTTCAGGTACAGGAAAAATACAGGCAACAGCTGATGGATATTGATGCAAAAGATTACATCCGAAATTCGGCTCTGGCTAAAAAATCTATTTTTGTTTTTGCCCTTACCTTATTGGGCTTTGTCTTGCACCAGTTTCTGCATCTGGAACCGGCGGTAGTTGCTTTATCGGGTGCTACTCTGTTGATGCTCATCGGAGTCAAAGAAAGCGATTTGGATGAGGTCTTTCACTCGGTGGAATGGATAACCATATTTTTCTTTGCCGGCTTGTTTATCCTGGTGGGAGGGCTGGTTGAGGTAGGTCTTATTAGCAAGGCCGCGTCCTGGATGATAGAAGTTACCGGCGGCAATATGGCCCTTACTTCCCTGGTCATCATGTGGGGAGCCGGTCTGGCTTCCGCTTTTGTTGACAACATCCCCTTGGTGGTTACTCTGATTCCTATGATTCAAGATATGATTATACAATTAACGCTACCTCAGGTACAAGCCTCCACACTCTGGTGGTCTCTGGCCCTGGGAGCTTGCCTGGGCGGCAACGGTACTTTGATTGCCTCATCCGCGAATCTAATTGTCGCTTCGATCGCGGCCCGGGAAGAAGAATCTATTTCATTTATAAATTTCCTCAAAGCAAGCATCCCGGTGACCCTGCTTTCCTTGATATTGGCAACCGTATATGTGTACATTGTGTTTATTAAAATAGGCTTTGCTTAA
- a CDS encoding type II toxin-antitoxin system RelE/ParE family toxin, translated as MQIEYSKQPKKYLKKADANTRAKLEKAIEGLKELEGNIQKIKGTDLYRLKIEHYRIGFSVDINNNIILVEAIHPRGEFYKHI; from the coding sequence ATGCAGATTGAATATAGTAAACAGCCGAAAAAGTATCTTAAAAAGGCTGATGCAAACACAAGAGCGAAACTGGAAAAAGCAATTGAAGGGCTTAAAGAGTTGGAAGGGAATATTCAAAAAATCAAAGGCACTGATTTATACAGGCTTAAAATTGAGCATTACCGCATAGGATTTTCAGTTGATATTAATAATAATATCATACTTGTTGAAGCCATACATCCACGTGGAGAGTTTTACAAGCATATATAA
- a CDS encoding winged helix-turn-helix domain-containing protein — MEALANPHRIQIIALLKGRRIHVSQLAREAKISRPLLYMHLKRLETAGLVTSKLELANDGKAMNYYEVTPFAFHLNPESIAEAVKTLTIKRTGSTTPDDAINEKGDN; from the coding sequence TTGGAGGCACTGGCAAATCCCCACAGAATACAAATCATTGCTTTATTGAAAGGCAGGCGTATCCATGTCAGTCAGCTTGCCCGTGAGGCCAAGATTAGCAGACCGCTGTTATACATGCATCTAAAACGATTAGAGACCGCTGGATTAGTAACTAGTAAATTGGAATTGGCAAATGACGGAAAAGCTATGAATTATTATGAAGTGACACCTTTTGCATTCCACTTAAATCCAGAGAGCATAGCGGAAGCCGTAAAAACGCTCACTATTAAAAGAACTGGTAGCACCACCCCAGACGATGCTATCAACGAAAAGGGGGATAATTAA
- a CDS encoding type II toxin-antitoxin system RelB/DinJ family antitoxin has translation MAKSETLHIRVESAVKAGVEATLKTLGLSTTEAINIFLHQVILAGGLPFEVKNPQYNAETLAAIQEARDIIAGKVPAKSYNSVAELMEDLNSDDED, from the coding sequence GTGGCTAAATCAGAAACATTGCATATTCGAGTTGAATCTGCCGTTAAGGCTGGTGTTGAGGCTACGCTTAAAACATTAGGCCTTTCAACTACCGAAGCTATAAATATATTTCTTCATCAGGTTATTCTCGCCGGAGGGTTGCCCTTTGAGGTCAAAAACCCTCAGTACAACGCCGAAACGCTTGCGGCTATTCAGGAAGCCCGTGATATCATAGCTGGAAAAGTACCTGCAAAAAGCTATAATAGTGTAGCAGAGCTGATGGAGGACTTGAACAGCGATGATGAAGATTAA